A part of Aspergillus flavus chromosome 5, complete sequence genomic DNA contains:
- a CDS encoding pyridoxal phosphate-dependent transferase has protein sequence MTLDIAQVRSRFPALKQEQVFLDNAGGSQVLDTVIESIASYLTNTNVQLGATYKTSKLSTAGFANGYEAAAKFINAKPEETCLGVSTTQLLHNLSTALKFQPGDELILSKLNHEANSAAWVRIAERLGLEVKWWSASNPQNPVCDPNDLKQLISEKTRLVACPHASNILGSIVDVKEIAKIVHQYPRALLCVDGVALAPHRQVDVKDLDVDFYAFSWYKVYGPHIAQLYASSRIHDQIDTLGHFFKGTDTLDLKLNLASANYEHVQSIPRVVEYFEPDVSASWEKIAVQEERLQQIILDFLNGNDRVTVYGERSADKNLRVPVISFTVRGTKSQKLVEEVEKRSAYGFRSGHMYSHRLIKDIIGLEDVEDGVVRISMLHYNTEEEMTGLVKVLEEVIATL, from the exons ATGACTCTCGATATCGCACAGGTCCGGTCTCGCTTTCCTGCACTGAAGCAGGAGCAGGTCTTCCTGGATAATGCAG GGGGTAGTCAAGTACTGGACACCGTGATTGAGTC CATTGCATCTTACCTCACAAACACCAATGTCCAATTGGGGGCAACATACAAGACCTCCAAGCTGTCCACTGCTGGATTTGCGAATGGCTACGAAGCAGCGGCGAAGTTCATCAATGCAAAGCCCGAGGAG ACCTGTCTTGGTGTATCAACTACACAACTACTGCACAATCTCTCCACGGCATTGAAGTTCCAGCCAGGGGATGAGCTCATTCTTTCGAAATTGAACCACGAGGCCAATTCCGCCGCCTGGGTCAGAATCGCAGAACGACTAGGTTTAGAGGTGAAATGGTGGTCCGCTTCCAACCCTCAGAATCCTGTCTGCGATCCGAATGACTTGAAGCAGTTAATCTCGGAGAAGACGAGACTAGTAGCTTGCCCGCATGCATCGAATATACTTGGATCTATCGTGGATGTTAAGGAGATTGCGAAGATCGTGCATCAATACCCTCGG GCCCTTCTCTGCGTGGACGGCGTTGCACTTGCGCCCCATCGACAAGTCGATGTCAAGGATCTTGATGTCGACTTTTAC GCCTTCTCATGGTACAAGGTCTATGGACCTCACATCGCGCAGCTGTATGCCTCATCACGCATTCATGATCAGATCGACACCCTAGGACATTTCTTCAAGGGCACGGACACCCTCGACTTGAAGCTCAACTTGGCATCCGCCAATTATGAGCATGTTCAGAGCATTCCACGAGTAGTCGAATACTTCGAGCCTGATGTATCTGCATCATGGGAAAAGATCGCCGTCCAAGAGGAAAGACTGCAGCAGATCATCTTGGATTTCCTCAATGGTAATGATCGGGTCACTGTCTACGGAGAGCGCTCTGCGGATAAGAACCTCCGTGTCCCTGTGATTAGCTTCACGGTGCGGGGTACGAAAAGCCAGAAGTTGGTAGAAGAGGTTGAAAAGCGATCTGCGTATGGGTTCCGAAGTGGCCATATGTACAGTCATAGATtgatcaaggatatcattgGCTTGGAGGACGTTGAGGATGGAGTTGTGCGGATCAGTATGTTGCATTATAATACAG aggaagagatgacCGGTTTGGTCAAGGTTTTGGAGGAGGTTATTGCGACATTGTAG